One window of the Spirochaetota bacterium genome contains the following:
- a CDS encoding endonuclease domain-containing protein, with translation MRKNPTAAEKKLWEELKEKRFDGLKFRNQHPVFRYILDFYCHEKKLAIEVDGDIHINQKETDAYREDYLKSLGIVTVRVKNIDIEDRIEEVLIRIRSELRDLY, from the coding sequence ATGAGGAAAAATCCAACTGCGGCAGAAAAGAAGTTATGGGAAGAATTGAAAGAGAAAAGGTTCGACGGATTAAAATTCAGGAATCAGCATCCCGTGTTCAGGTATATACTTGATTTCTATTGTCATGAAAAGAAGCTGGCAATTGAGGTTGATGGCGATATCCATATTAATCAAAAGGAAACTGATGCGTATCGTGAGGACTACTTGAAAAGTCTTGGAATTGTAACAGTGCGCGTGAAGAATATCGATATTGAAGATAGAATTGAGGAAGTTCTTATCAGGATAAGAAGCGAATTGCGTGATTTGTATTGA
- a CDS encoding potassium channel protein, with product MGQCPSGETRARSSEPVDAGQGAAAMIITLFRLFSGKLSTTMRMNRVKAMLFFLCLLWYSASGFLYFELEFKPDLGWGDAIWWALVTMATVGYGDLFPTTFFGRYLVGVPSIIFGIGFLGYIITSVATKLVETRSRRLQGMSSVSLSNHIIIFNYSHVDEVLALVSQFQSDRTMRDKGVCLVDEQLEEIPPRLAEVGVQFVKGSPTDEDTLRNAGLDRATHAIVLSRDRLDRHADDQNLVTVMVIEKINPRVFTIVEVIDTKKKHQFALAGANDIICIGELSVNLIAREIMDPGVNSVFLELSTNARGSEMYIVGIDAGAGSTFRDLQLRGIEKSVSVIGLLKEEVPMLNCEPGTVLRLGDRAIVISADRVGDLVV from the coding sequence ATGGGGCAATGCCCGTCTGGAGAAACGCGCGCTCGATCTTCTGAACCTGTGGATGCAGGACAGGGAGCAGCCGCGATGATCATTACCCTGTTCAGATTATTCTCCGGGAAATTGTCCACGACGATGCGCATGAACAGGGTCAAGGCGATGCTTTTCTTTCTCTGCCTTCTCTGGTATTCGGCGTCGGGGTTCCTCTATTTCGAGCTGGAGTTCAAACCCGACCTGGGCTGGGGCGACGCGATCTGGTGGGCGCTCGTTACCATGGCGACGGTCGGTTACGGCGATCTTTTCCCGACGACGTTTTTCGGCCGATATCTGGTCGGCGTTCCCTCCATTATTTTCGGTATCGGCTTTCTGGGCTATATCATCACCTCGGTCGCCACAAAACTCGTCGAAACCAGGTCGCGGAGGTTGCAGGGAATGAGCAGCGTAAGCCTGTCGAACCATATCATCATATTCAACTATTCTCACGTCGACGAGGTCCTGGCGCTCGTCAGCCAGTTCCAGTCCGATCGGACGATGAGGGACAAGGGCGTCTGTCTTGTGGACGAGCAGCTTGAGGAGATCCCTCCCCGGCTCGCGGAGGTCGGGGTGCAGTTCGTCAAGGGAAGCCCGACCGATGAGGATACGCTCCGGAACGCGGGGCTGGACCGCGCGACGCACGCCATTGTGCTCTCGCGAGACAGGCTCGACCGTCACGCGGACGACCAGAACCTGGTGACCGTCATGGTGATCGAGAAAATCAACCCACGGGTATTCACGATCGTCGAGGTGATCGATACTAAGAAAAAGCACCAGTTCGCACTCGCGGGGGCAAACGATATAATCTGCATCGGGGAGCTTTCCGTCAACCTGATCGCGCGCGAGATAATGGACCCCGGGGTAAACTCGGTGTTCCTCGAGCTTTCGACCAACGCGCGCGGTTCGGAGATGTATATCGTCGGCATCGATGCGGGAGCGGGTTCGACCTTCAGGGACCTTCAGCTGCGCGGGATAGAAAAAAGCGTATCGGTAATCGGACTGCTTAAAGAGGAAGTCCCGATGCTGAACTGCGAACCAGGAACTGTACTACGGCTCGGGGACAGGGCGATCGTCATCAGCGCGGACAGGGTCGGTGATCTGGTTGTTTGA
- the mtnP gene encoding S-methyl-5'-thioadenosine phosphorylase translates to MGGAKIGIIGGSGLYEIEGVKVINEVKPSTPWGKPSDAITIAEINGSTAAFLPRHGRGHVVLPHEINYRANIAALKMLGVEEILAFSAVGSLKEEIHPLDFVLPDQIIDRTKARPSTFFGEGIAAHVGFGHPFCGRLQGLVAPEAKALGITLHTGTTLVCMEGPAFSTKAESNLYRGWGAGVINMSTIPEAKLAREAEICYTVICMSTDYDCWKEDEAHVSVELVVANLNKNAVHAKALLKNLIPHMSHERTCDCRSAAKFAVITAKEKQGRAAAKRLKAILPEYF, encoded by the coding sequence ATGGGCGGCGCGAAGATCGGCATTATAGGCGGTTCGGGGCTTTATGAAATCGAGGGCGTGAAGGTAATCAACGAGGTGAAGCCCTCGACGCCGTGGGGCAAACCTTCGGACGCCATCACGATAGCCGAGATCAACGGGAGCACGGCGGCCTTCCTTCCCCGGCACGGGCGCGGCCACGTGGTGCTTCCGCACGAGATCAACTACCGCGCGAATATCGCCGCCCTCAAGATGCTGGGCGTCGAGGAGATCCTCGCCTTTTCCGCGGTGGGAAGCCTCAAGGAGGAGATCCATCCGCTCGATTTCGTGCTCCCCGACCAGATCATTGACCGGACAAAGGCGCGCCCCTCGACGTTTTTCGGGGAGGGCATCGCCGCGCACGTGGGGTTCGGGCACCCCTTCTGCGGAAGGCTCCAGGGGCTCGTGGCGCCGGAGGCGAAGGCGCTGGGCATCACGCTGCACACCGGGACGACCCTGGTATGCATGGAGGGACCCGCGTTCTCCACGAAGGCGGAGAGCAACCTCTACCGGGGCTGGGGCGCCGGGGTCATCAACATGAGCACCATCCCCGAGGCCAAGCTCGCGCGCGAGGCCGAGATATGCTACACCGTCATCTGCATGAGCACCGATTACGACTGCTGGAAGGAGGACGAGGCCCACGTATCCGTGGAGCTGGTGGTCGCGAACCTTAATAAAAACGCCGTCCACGCGAAGGCCCTGTTAAAGAACCTGATCCCGCACATGTCCCACGAGCGCACCTGCGACTGCCGCAGCGCCGCGAAATTCGCGGTCATCACGGCGAAGGAAAAGCAGGGCCGCGCGGCGGCGAAGCGGCTGAAGGCGATCCTGCCGGAATATTTCTAG
- a CDS encoding DUF1566 domain-containing protein, with product MRIMVPILFVAGIAALLTAIATLGPVEGGTSSAREGAGEGMQFGAVVKVDMQTFEIDISREGFADTKGMISRLYIRLPNGVVELALVRGGWKEQRARFTGQSRRLAAQVRPGMTIFYERAPSIPEMKTVLFSEYVELKWMQGDPAYLEWKEAMKFCAARGLRLPTIREWTAAHDRLEPVDWNRIFFGAIYECLYTPCYWSSTEHVEGQYDSAYYFYEGKGTQYMFKTYSALTRCVRAAAAGN from the coding sequence ATGAGAATAATGGTTCCGATACTCTTCGTGGCGGGAATCGCCGCCCTTTTAACGGCGATCGCGACGCTTGGCCCGGTCGAAGGCGGAACATCCTCGGCCCGTGAGGGTGCCGGCGAGGGCATGCAGTTCGGCGCGGTCGTGAAGGTGGACATGCAGACCTTCGAAATCGATATCTCCCGCGAGGGCTTCGCCGACACGAAAGGGATGATCTCCCGGCTCTATATCAGGCTCCCGAACGGGGTCGTGGAGCTCGCGCTCGTGCGGGGCGGCTGGAAGGAGCAGCGCGCGCGTTTCACGGGCCAGTCGCGCCGGCTTGCCGCGCAGGTCAGGCCGGGCATGACGATATTCTACGAGCGCGCCCCCTCGATACCAGAAATGAAAACGGTGCTTTTCAGCGAGTATGTCGAGCTCAAGTGGATGCAGGGGGACCCTGCGTATCTGGAATGGAAGGAGGCGATGAAGTTTTGCGCGGCGCGTGGATTGCGCCTCCCCACCATTCGGGAATGGACCGCCGCGCACGACCGGCTGGAGCCCGTGGACTGGAACAGGATATTTTTCGGCGCGATATACGAGTGCCTGTACACGCCGTGCTACTGGTCCTCGACGGAGCATGTCGAGGGACAGTACGACAGCGCCTATTACTTTTACGAGGGAAAGGGAACCCAGTACATGTTCAAGACGTATTCCGCGCTCACGCGCTGCGTGCGCGCGGCCGCCGCGGGGAATTGA
- the clpA gene encoding ATP-dependent Clp protease ATP-binding subunit ClpA codes for MNISDELNQIIMAAFNEAKNRKHEFLTPEHMLYASLFFKEGIDIVKGCGGDVEALKGELETHMTEKIPRAADDIEPVQSLGFQNVMERAIWHTASAQKETLDLGDVVVSMFQEHESHAAFFLKKQGISRLDVLNYISHGVGVVPGEDEGKADEAGAGEAAEKPKDDAKILKSFTVELTARARAGEIEPLIGRDEILERTVQVLCRRFKNNPVHVGEPGVGKTAITEGLALRIAEGKVPDLLKNFRIFSLDMGSLLAGTRYRGDFEERMKRVLAALSKMDDVILFIDEIHTIVGAGAVSGGSMDASNILKPALASGKLRCVGATTDDEYRKYFSKDGALSRRFQKIEVPEPSIDETRQILAGIRDKYESYHGVKYTEDALTAASELSAKFITDRHLPDKAIDVIDEAGAYARLYGTSGSDGVITHLDMERVVSRMAKIPEKSVTSSELDKLRDLEKLLKERIFGQESAVNMVVEAIKRSRAGFREPGKPIASFLFVGPTGVGKTELARQLAAVMGVSLHRFDMSEYQEKHTVARLIGAPPGYVGYEEGGLLTEYIRKTPYAVLLLDEIEKAHSDIFNTLLQVMDYATLTDNTGKKADFRNVVIIMTSNAGAREIGRQRIGFEEAPVNMDALSAAVDRIFAPEFRNRLDAVVQFNGLTLDIVLQIVNKALGEFRTMLAEKKVELRVTDECSLWLAKKGFSPEFGAREIARLVQDKVKRFFIDEVLFGSLSKGGVAEAYVENDDVAIRVLE; via the coding sequence ATGAACATTAGCGACGAACTAAACCAGATAATCATGGCAGCCTTCAACGAGGCGAAAAACCGCAAGCACGAGTTTCTCACCCCGGAGCACATGCTCTACGCCTCGCTCTTTTTCAAGGAGGGAATCGATATCGTGAAGGGATGCGGCGGGGACGTCGAGGCGCTCAAGGGCGAGCTCGAGACGCACATGACGGAAAAAATTCCCCGTGCGGCGGACGATATCGAGCCCGTGCAGTCGCTGGGCTTCCAGAACGTGATGGAGCGCGCCATCTGGCACACGGCGTCGGCGCAGAAGGAGACGCTCGACCTGGGCGACGTGGTCGTCTCGATGTTCCAGGAGCACGAATCCCACGCGGCCTTTTTTTTAAAGAAGCAGGGAATCAGCAGGCTCGACGTGCTGAACTACATCTCGCACGGTGTGGGCGTCGTCCCCGGCGAGGACGAGGGCAAGGCCGACGAGGCCGGGGCGGGCGAGGCCGCCGAAAAACCGAAGGACGACGCGAAGATTCTCAAATCGTTCACCGTGGAGCTCACGGCCCGCGCGCGCGCGGGCGAGATCGAGCCGCTCATAGGGCGCGACGAGATTCTCGAACGGACCGTGCAGGTCCTCTGCCGGCGCTTCAAGAACAACCCGGTGCACGTGGGCGAGCCCGGCGTGGGCAAGACCGCGATCACCGAAGGCCTCGCGCTGCGCATCGCGGAGGGGAAGGTCCCCGACCTCCTGAAAAACTTCCGCATCTTTTCGCTCGACATGGGCTCGCTCCTGGCCGGGACGCGCTACCGCGGCGATTTCGAGGAGCGTATGAAGCGGGTGCTTGCCGCCCTTTCGAAGATGGACGACGTGATCCTCTTCATCGACGAGATTCACACCATCGTGGGCGCGGGCGCCGTCTCGGGCGGCTCCATGGACGCGTCCAACATACTGAAGCCCGCCCTGGCCAGCGGCAAGCTCCGCTGCGTGGGCGCGACGACCGACGACGAGTACCGCAAATACTTCAGCAAGGACGGCGCCCTCTCGCGCCGCTTCCAGAAGATCGAAGTGCCCGAACCCTCGATAGACGAGACACGGCAGATCCTCGCGGGAATCCGCGACAAGTACGAGTCCTACCACGGCGTGAAATACACCGAGGACGCCCTCACGGCGGCCTCCGAGCTTTCCGCGAAATTCATCACCGACCGGCACCTCCCGGACAAGGCGATCGACGTGATCGACGAGGCGGGCGCGTACGCGCGCCTGTACGGGACCAGCGGGAGCGACGGCGTGATCACGCACCTGGACATGGAGCGCGTCGTCTCGCGTATGGCGAAGATTCCGGAGAAGAGCGTCACCTCCTCCGAGCTCGACAAGCTGCGCGACCTCGAAAAGCTCCTTAAAGAGCGCATCTTCGGGCAGGAATCGGCGGTGAACATGGTGGTCGAGGCGATAAAGCGCTCGCGCGCGGGATTCCGCGAACCGGGCAAGCCCATCGCCTCCTTCCTGTTCGTGGGGCCCACCGGCGTGGGCAAGACCGAGCTCGCGCGCCAACTCGCCGCGGTGATGGGGGTATCGCTCCACCGCTTCGACATGAGCGAGTACCAGGAGAAGCATACCGTGGCGCGTCTCATAGGCGCGCCCCCCGGCTACGTGGGCTACGAGGAGGGGGGCCTCCTGACCGAGTACATACGGAAGACGCCGTACGCGGTGCTACTCCTGGACGAGATCGAGAAGGCGCACTCCGACATCTTCAACACGCTTCTTCAAGTGATGGATTACGCGACCCTCACCGACAACACCGGCAAGAAGGCTGATTTCCGCAACGTCGTGATCATCATGACCTCGAACGCGGGGGCGCGTGAAATCGGAAGGCAGCGCATCGGCTTCGAGGAGGCGCCCGTGAACATGGACGCCCTCTCGGCCGCGGTGGATCGCATCTTCGCCCCCGAGTTCCGCAACCGCCTGGACGCGGTGGTCCAGTTCAACGGCCTCACCCTGGACATCGTGCTGCAGATCGTGAACAAGGCCCTGGGAGAATTCCGCACGATGCTCGCGGAGAAGAAGGTGGAGCTTCGCGTCACGGACGAGTGCTCATTGTGGCTCGCGAAGAAGGGCTTCTCGCCGGAATTCGGCGCGCGCGAGATCGCGCGCCTGGTGCAGGACAAGGTGAAGCGCTTCTTCATCGACGAGGTCCTCTTCGGCAGTCTTTCTAAGGGGGGCGTCGCCGAGGCGTACGTCGAGAACGACGACGTGGCGATCAGGGTGCTCGAATAG
- the alr gene encoding alanine racemase, with the protein MKLIIETYQNRPTRAEVSLSRLRHNMETVRALTGPGVQVMAMVKANAYGHGIKEVSDIFLAAGASCLGVAYLEEAVYLRRSGTTAPILVCGAINTDQIADFLEHDIEITSSSLDKSRAIAEVAARRGKTARVQMKIDTGMERIGVHWYNAERFIQGTLDLPDISVTGVFSHLAKAESDRAFTDTQIARFANTANYMAQRNILPPLVHLANSAGILSYPDAHLTMVRPGIMLYGCDPYGYAPEREYAGRRILPAMTLKTKVSYFKVVPAGTGISYNHTYVTSEQTRVVTLPVGYGDGYARLLSNRSEVVIRGRRCPAAGTICMDQMMVDIGPGGTAYNGDDVLLFGEMDGCMIPIEELCDKTGTIPYEMLCGISMRVPRVYVP; encoded by the coding sequence ATGAAACTCATTATCGAAACCTACCAGAACAGGCCCACGAGGGCGGAGGTGTCCCTTTCCCGTCTCCGGCACAACATGGAAACCGTGCGCGCGCTCACGGGACCCGGGGTGCAGGTCATGGCAATGGTGAAGGCGAACGCCTACGGCCACGGCATTAAGGAGGTGTCCGATATATTCCTCGCGGCGGGCGCGTCCTGCCTGGGAGTCGCGTACCTCGAGGAGGCCGTGTACCTGCGCCGGTCCGGGACCACGGCGCCCATCCTTGTATGCGGCGCGATCAACACCGACCAGATCGCCGATTTCCTGGAGCACGACATCGAGATCACGAGCTCGTCGCTCGACAAGTCGCGCGCCATTGCGGAGGTCGCGGCGCGCCGGGGAAAGACCGCGCGTGTCCAGATGAAGATCGACACAGGCATGGAGCGTATCGGCGTCCACTGGTACAACGCCGAGCGCTTCATCCAGGGCACGCTCGACCTTCCCGACATATCGGTCACGGGGGTGTTCTCGCACCTCGCGAAGGCGGAATCGGACCGCGCCTTCACCGATACGCAGATCGCCCGCTTCGCGAACACTGCGAACTACATGGCGCAGAGAAACATCCTGCCGCCCCTCGTGCACCTCGCAAACTCGGCGGGCATATTGTCGTACCCGGACGCGCATCTCACAATGGTCCGCCCCGGCATCATGCTCTACGGGTGCGACCCGTACGGGTATGCCCCGGAGCGGGAATACGCCGGCAGAAGGATACTTCCCGCGATGACGCTCAAGACGAAGGTGTCGTACTTCAAGGTGGTCCCGGCGGGAACGGGCATAAGCTACAACCATACCTACGTCACCAGTGAGCAAACGCGCGTGGTCACGCTCCCCGTAGGCTACGGCGACGGCTACGCGCGCCTCCTGTCCAACAGGAGCGAGGTGGTCATTCGGGGCCGGCGCTGCCCGGCGGCGGGCACCATCTGCATGGACCAGATGATGGTCGATATCGGTCCCGGGGGGACGGCGTATAACGGCGACGACGTCCTGCTGTTCGGCGAGATGGACGGGTGCATGATTCCCATCGAAGAGCTCTGTGACAAGACGGGCACCATTCCGTACGAGATGCTGTGCGGCATCAGCATGCGCGTGCCTAGGGTGTACGTCCCGTAG
- a CDS encoding leucyl/phenylalanyl-tRNA--protein transferase gives MPIFQLPNEIVFPPVHLAHESGILAVGGDLTPERLLAAYREGIFPWYSPEDPILWWSPDPRFVLYPAEIRIARTMRQVLRRNIFTVTFDRAFRDVVAGCRTPRKTQAGTWITDEMLEAYCLLHERGYAHSVEAWREGALAGGLYGVSLGGMFFGESMFARESNASKAALVTLAEALGENGFDMIDCQVYTGHLESLGAREIPRTEFMTILRSSLERVTLRGNWGELSEFSRARDSEG, from the coding sequence ATGCCTATCTTCCAGCTCCCAAATGAAATCGTGTTCCCTCCCGTCCATCTCGCCCACGAGAGCGGCATTCTCGCAGTGGGCGGCGACCTCACCCCGGAGCGCCTCCTGGCCGCGTACCGCGAGGGGATATTCCCCTGGTACTCCCCGGAGGACCCCATCCTCTGGTGGTCGCCCGATCCGCGATTCGTGCTGTATCCGGCGGAGATCAGGATCGCGCGGACCATGCGCCAGGTCCTGCGCAGAAATATATTTACCGTTACCTTCGACCGCGCGTTTCGTGATGTGGTTGCCGGGTGCCGAACCCCGCGTAAGACCCAGGCCGGCACGTGGATCACCGACGAGATGCTCGAGGCCTATTGCCTCCTTCATGAGCGGGGATACGCGCACTCCGTGGAGGCCTGGCGGGAGGGCGCGCTCGCGGGCGGCCTGTACGGGGTCTCGCTGGGTGGCATGTTTTTCGGCGAGTCCATGTTCGCGCGCGAGAGCAACGCCTCGAAGGCCGCGCTCGTCACGCTCGCGGAAGCGCTCGGAGAAAACGGTTTCGACATGATCGACTGCCAGGTGTACACCGGGCACCTGGAAAGCCTGGGAGCCCGCGAGATTCCGCGGACGGAATTCATGACGATCCTGCGCTCGTCACTGGAACGCGTGACGCTCCGGGGGAACTGGGGGGAGCTTTCGGAATTCTCCCGCGCGCGGGACAGCGAGGGATGA